ATTACCTACAAAGCAATTAAAGGCAAGAGAGATAATGGATAGACACAAATAGAATTCCAAACAATAAATACCAAACATGAAATCCAAAATACATAACGAGACAATGTAAAACTTTCTAACGTGAAATTAGAAAACGAGAattttgtggacctatccaccAAAATTTAGGCCACATGAAAATGAAACAACCATTTAGTCAAAACTAAGAATTCAAAAGAGAAAACAGCACTTTTATGCAGACGGTTCAACATCATCTACAATGTGCATTTGTTCCCTCTCTTTTACAGCAGAAGCCATATCTAATTAATAACAAAAGGCATTGCTAAATCAACTAATAATCTTCAATTGGTGTGCATAAACAGAAAGAAACACCGAATGAGCATAAAATCCACTGTGAGCTCAAATCAAACGCAttgtaaaagaaacaaaatcagAATACTCGAAGGTACAAATGTCCATCTCTGCGAGTAATCCGCAGAGTGAAACTTGCATAAGCACATCCGACTGAAATTACAATCACACAAGCACTAAATAAATCGCATGAATATAATCATAAGGTCCACAAATCAAAATCACATACAGAAAAACACCTGATAAATCTAACCAATCATAGTCAATCAATGATGCCGGTTCCACTATCGGATTTGCATACTCGAGTTTCGAGTAGATCGAGGACTAAACTTCGATCACGGAAGGCAAAATCCCTAATATCATAGCCAAGAAAACTCATAATCCTGCTCATAGCACCAGCAGAAACGCAACGACAATCAAATCGCCACAACCACCGATCGCACGCCGATTTAGCAGCAGATCAGCAAATGAATCGCATCTATAACCCTAGAATCGCCGCAAAAGATTAAAGCAAAGACGAATTTAGAAAACTAAGGAATAGGACCTGGCTGAACTTGAGAGCGTGCTGTTCGCCAGCGAGCTGGAGATTGCCGCTAACGAAGACGAGCATGCCGCCGGCGGGGCCAGAGGGCTGGCAATCGACGGTGGTGATGCTGTGCTGGCACTGCTGGAAAGGGAGGCTGGTGAGCTTGGCCACGATGCTTTGTGACCCCTGGATCTTCTGACCTTCGAAGGTCAACATCGAGGTTTCCTGGTACAGATTCGCCAAGGCTCCGCGGTTGGCGTCGAACAACGTGTAGTAGTGCTCCACGAAGGCCTTGGAAAGTGCGTCTGGATCCATCGCCGCCGCACCTGATCGCCGCGCCACAGAGGAGCCTCGACTGTGAAATTTGTTGGAAGGGACTGCTGCAAAACAAAGCGATGGAAGGATACGGGGCGGTTGAGACAAGCTGCGACCGAGTGGCTAGGTTTttatatctatttttttttaattaattgatttttcaGGGGGTTGGGGAGTTAAAactataattttgaattatcaATGACGAACGCcggttgttattattatttttgttttttattttaaacttttaatttttgatttgtcgctttttttttcctttttttgtttttaatgaaaGGAATTAGCTTCTACCTTCATCATGACAATTTACTTTTTCAGGAAAAGAGAGGTCATGAGACGTTTCAACCTTTTTAATCATCCATCATCGTAAAATTCATTAGCTTTTAAAGGCACAGTCAACAAAATACTTCATTCACATGAATTATAAAACACCTAAAATTATATTAACTGATTTATAATAATTGAGATTTCTTTCTATtgcaaattcaaaggctttaaccaaacaaaatgaaacaaaacaaccCTCCCTTTGATAAAATaatgagaactttaacgaaaagctctcagTATTGTTTACtataacaaaaaaccacatttttacactaaaaaatcaatcttgatactattcactttaccctttattttatccttattgttaaaattcaaaattttcaaaccctttttcattaattttccttaaaattatTGACAAAATTAACGGAATTTCAACAAGGTTGTCTAATTTTGgacaaaactaaaataaatactGTGCAAGATGCCGCTACGAATGACATGAATGGGCCTAACTCTTAAGCATGTTTTCAACATATTCTTTGAAATGTACAAATCAGACAAAAAATAATGAGATTTTCTGAAATTACCAACGTTGTATATAGTTGACATCAAATCCTACATTTGATCAAACTCTACAAATGTACATGGTGGATCCTCCAACATCTTCCCAGGATAAGCTCCAAGTTCCTCCTCACGGCCAAATCAATCTATACATGGTACACTGGTGCTAAGAAAAGTGTCATATATCTTCAACGATGCAAACTTCTATCGTTAAACTCGGAATCAGAATCGGAATCCAAACCCAGAGCTTCCATTTCACCCCCAAATGATTCGGGATTTCAAGTCATCGGTTCTTGAGATGGATCAACTGTGCAAGGAGAATGAACCGGCTTTGATATCTGGCTCATCGAAAAAAtacaagggaaaagaaaaactgACTTGGATCCCAAGTAATCGAGCAGGGCTCCTTATATGCTCTGTGTGACAAAAGACATGTTCTCCTGAAAAATTAGAAAGTGGGGCAGTGCGTTGTCAGTTCCTGACGGAACTCAAGATGATTTCATCACATTTTTCGTACATTTTCTTCTAATATAACACAATGAAGGAGCATTAGCGAGCACAAACTAAATCTTTGTCGATAAAAACTTACTCTGGAAAATTCTGGATCCATTTACAGTGTCCTGGAGAAACGGTGCCTGAGCTTATGCCATCTGCAACTCATCAATTCAAGTCCTCACTCCAAGCTCCCAGTTGTTGTAGATTGGAAAAAACGTGAAACTTCGCGATAAAGCTGTTCAGCTTCGAATGGTTTTGAAACATATCCATCCATTCCGCACCTTGTACATTCCTCATGGGTTGCCTGAATTACGTCTGCAGTCATGGCTAGAATGGGTACATGCCATGCTTGAATATTTTCAGAATCCCCTGCAGAAACTTCGCCATGCTGAATACGGTTACTGATATTGCGTTCCATGTTGCGTATTCTCCTTGTAGCTTCAAACCTGTGAGGGAAATAAATAGAACATATAAATCTAGAGGCCAAAAACTAGCCAAGTACGCAACAGAAAGTGAGTTTTTTATGAATGAACTACAAACAACTACCATCGTATACAAGTTGACTTGTAAGACAGGCCAAAAAAGCAAGTTTTTTAATACTCTGGCATTTCAGTAAGGTTTTCAAAAATGAAAGCTTTCTAAACTAGAAGCATCACTCACCCGTCCATCTCTGGCATCTGGATATCCATGAAGCAGGCATCAAAATGGTGGGGCGGCGTAAGCAGTGAGATTGCCTTTTTACCACTGTCTGCACAGACCACCTCAGCCCCATACTTCTTCAAAGCACCAGCAGCTACTCTGAGATTCACATTATTATCATCTATAATAAGAATTATTCTCCCGAGCAGAAGATTGCTGAGAGACAAACTTGGGAGGTCCCCGTTCCGGAGATTTCCCTTGTTACCAACTCCCATGGCTCGTTGTAGTGAGGCAGCAAGCATGCTTGCCCTGAGAGGCTTCATGATGACAGTTGGGGTAGAGACACCTGAAATTGCAGAACTTATTCTGCATGAGCTTATAGAATTGGTGAGAATGAACAGTTTCGGAGGAACCTGTCCATCAATTTTCCGTAAATTATTGACAAAGAGAGCTGAGGTGCCCGAATCTTTGTCCCAGACTTCCTGTTCAACAAGGACCATATTGATGGTGGTAATCCCAGAGCTTATGCTAGATAAACCCTGATTCAAATCAGAAACTACTTCAACGCAAATTCCAAGCCGTTGGATATGATATCTTGACATCTTGGCCCTAACAGGTCTTTGGTCCACTACTAATGCCGTCATGCCATTAAATTCTGAGGATGCAACATTTGACTGGCTGTTCATTTGCTGGATTGTTAACTCGTTTGAATTGGAGCTGGCATTGGTGAAAACAACAGTAAATGTAAATGTGGAACCAATCTTGGGAATGCTCACAAACCCGATTTCCCCTTTCATGAGGCCAACCAAACACTTGCTTATGCTTAGCCCAATTCCTGTGCCTCCATGTGTACGTGAGATGGATGGTCCCACCTGCATAAAAGGAGTGAAAACACGAGATTGTGCTTCTAGAGGGATTCCTACTCCTGTGTCCTCAACAGATACAATAATATTGATGAGGTCAGAGGAGGATGAGAATTGATTCGTCGATCCATCTTGACCAAAACACCTAAATCCTCCCCAACTGCAGTGTCTATCTGCTACAGGGAAACCGCTCAAGGTGTTCTTTGATGATGATTCAGTCTCAACATCTATCGAGCCAATCAGCTCCTCGACAAGATGAACCGTGACAAAGATGTGTCCTTTCTCTGTGaactttaaataaaataatcaatttCAGAACTATTTATACAGAAAGCAGACAGCATCGCTTAGTTTCTTCCCTGTCCTAATATTTTGTGAATTCTAGTTAAATAGAATTCATTTCCCATATTTAACAAAATCTCATCATTTTAACCAAGAGTTGAGAACCAACTAGACACTTACTTTGATTGAATTCCCAATGAGATTGGTGATAATCTGCCGAAACCTTCCGGGATCACCAATAAGCATATCGGGAACCTGATCTGAGATGTATACTGCCAACTGCTCTCCTCAAAAATTTGGTCATGCAAATTTCAAAAGTTCAGTTATTAGACCATGAAAACTTGAAGCAGAAAACCACACATAAAAAAAGTTCTGGGGAAGTGCCGGGGGTGGAAATGTTATTTACCTCTACTCCTTTTTCTTGAGACTTCCCTGAAAAGAGTGACAAAACATCATCCAGAATAGCTCGCAGATCAAAACGCACCGCCTCAAGCTCCAGCTTACCAGATTCAATCTTTGCCTGGTCCAACAcctcatttataagtgagacaAGAGCTTTTCCACTTCCCTGGGCAGTTCGGACATAATCTAGTTGAGTAACGTCCAGATTTGTGTCCATTAGCATATGTAACATTCCTGAAAGGGAACAGAACTGTCAATGTTCAGCAAGCTCTTTTGGCTGTAGTTTTGCTCGAAAATTTTGAGCAATGCAGGGACATGATTTTAAACAAATAACGGCAGCAGTCTCACGAACTCACCTAGGACACCATTCATTGGGGTTCTGATCTCGTGTGAAACAGTTGCAAGAAACTACATAGGATTAAGATGTGATTAGGCACAAGAATAGTACAATTCCAAACAAATTTTTCCTGCATTAACAAAATTCAGAAAGTACCTGAGATTTGGCAACATCAGCTGCCTCAGCCTGTTTCTTGAGCTCCATCATCTTACGGAAATCATCCTCCACTTTGGCAATCCTATTTACAGTTGCATGGAAAATGTATCCAACAAGCAATGCAATCACAAGGATCCCAAAAGAAGTTGTAATGGCTAACCACGGCCATGGTGGCTTATGTTTGAacctgcaaaaaaaataaacttggaataaAGTTCTACAAGACTTTCTAGATGCCTAGGTGCCTCAGAAATAGTGTGATCACAATAAGTGATATGAACTTAGACCCGTTACCAGAGACCAAGGAGAGGCATATAACATATGAGCACAAGACTAGGTGATTACCTGCACCGCATCTCATGGTTCCTTAAGGGATCTCCAAAACTTAAGGAGCTTATGTGCTGCAATCCATCATCTGAAACATTTGAACCGTACATGCTGATTGGATGCAACTGATTGGTAGTGTCATACACGTTCACAAGGATGGTTTGCTTGCTAGCAAGTTGTTGAAGTAACTTCTCCACAAGTGACTCAATATGAAAGATTCCACCGAGATACCTGGTTGGCAGAAACAACAGGATTAAAAAACTTCGAAAGTATGACCACTCTGAATATTACGAGTTTAGCATTAACAGCAATTCCCTGTCTGCTGACAGCACTTCAAGGCCTTGATGATACCATAAAGGACTGTGAATATGCTTTTTATCGGCAGAAAACTTGCATTACGTTCTTAATATTAACATGTTCT
This Pyrus communis chromosome 6, drPyrComm1.1, whole genome shotgun sequence DNA region includes the following protein-coding sequences:
- the LOC137737897 gene encoding nuclear transport factor 2B; protein product: MDPDALSKAFVEHYYTLFDANRGALANLYQETSMLTFEGQKIQGSQSIVAKLTSLPFQQCQHSITTVDCQPSGPAGGMLVFVSGNLQLAGEQHALKFSQMFHLMPTQQGSFYVLNDIFRLNYA
- the LOC137736659 gene encoding histidine kinase 3-like, coding for MSVFHVFGFGLKVGHMLWMLCCWIVSVISMNWYLTGGIVTDTKAGLLGEVANMCLKWWEKVPMNISKIRYHYYQYIGSKRVRKTWWKGLLFTWVVGWTIGSLWILWYMSSQASEKRKETLASMCDERARMLQDQFNVSMNHIQAMSILISTFHHGKYPSAIDQKTFARYTERTAFERPLTSGVAYAVRVLHSEKEQFEKQQGWTIKRMDTLEQNQVHKNDYAPEALEPSPVQEEYAPVIFAQDTVRHIISYDMLSGKEDRQNVLRARESGKGVLTAPFRLLKTNRLGVILTFAVYKRDLPSNATPNERIQATDGYLGGIFHIESLVEKLLQQLASKQTILVNVYDTTNQLHPISMYGSNVSDDGLQHISSLSFGDPLRNHEMRCRFKHKPPWPWLAITTSFGILVIALLVGYIFHATVNRIAKVEDDFRKMMELKKQAEAADVAKSQFLATVSHEIRTPMNGVLGMLHMLMDTNLDVTQLDYVRTAQGSGKALVSLINEVLDQAKIESGKLELEAVRFDLRAILDDVLSLFSGKSQEKGVELAVYISDQVPDMLIGDPGRFRQIITNLIGNSIKFTEKGHIFVTVHLVEELIGSIDVETESSSKNTLSGFPVADRHCSWGGFRCFGQDGSTNQFSSSSDLINIIVSVEDTGVGIPLEAQSRVFTPFMQVGPSISRTHGGTGIGLSISKCLVGLMKGEIGFVSIPKIGSTFTFTVVFTNASSNSNELTIQQMNSQSNVASSEFNGMTALVVDQRPVRAKMSRYHIQRLGICVEVVSDLNQGLSSISSGITTINMVLVEQEVWDKDSGTSALFVNNLRKIDGQVPPKLFILTNSISSCRISSAISGVSTPTVIMKPLRASMLAASLQRAMGVGNKGNLRNGDLPSLSLSNLLLGRIILIIDDNNVNLRVAAGALKKYGAEVVCADSGKKAISLLTPPHHFDACFMDIQMPEMDGFEATRRIRNMERNISNRIQHGEVSAGDSENIQAWHVPILAMTADVIQATHEECTRCGMDGYVSKPFEAEQLYREVSRFFQSTTTGSLE